Proteins from a single region of Seriola aureovittata isolate HTS-2021-v1 ecotype China chromosome 9, ASM2101889v1, whole genome shotgun sequence:
- the ubxn10 gene encoding UBX domain-containing protein 10, with protein sequence MHLTRPKSSKGRSRPAVNNTDSIQRTPVSPESPAHSRPDRNLRSQSQPIMWQTSHLSQDEVLHMLHPPQSLNKYKVLPSIERRRSEVSPGRSLDKDMSKLTLSDGAILQQEPDLPTAQTSTSEGDTRADGPFRTWPMPLDPGPVTTTAAGACGSLLLAIRAPCGRRFQQHFEPTDTLLMVRASAEARYGARYGEASIETMDVPRRSFTDMDMTLAQCGILNRSVLCISQNDGCVVEHD encoded by the coding sequence ATGCATCTAACAAGACCAAAGTCCTCCAAAGGACGAAGCAGGCCTGCTGtcaacaacacagacagcatCCAGAGGACACCTGTGTCTCCGGAGTCTCCTGCACACAGCAGGCCGGACAGAAACCTCCGCTCCCAGTCCCAGCCCATCATGTGGCAGACCAGCCATCTGAGCCAGGATGAAGTTCTGCACATGCTGCATCCACCACAGTCCTTGAACAAGTACAAAGTCCTGCCATCCATAGAGAGGAGGCGGTCAGAGGTGAGTCCAGGGAGAAGCCTGGACAAAGACATGTCCAAGCTCACCCTGTCTGATGGTGCTATCCTGCAGCAGGAGCCGGATCTCCCCACAGCACAGACCAGCACCTCTGAAGGGGACACCAGGGCTGATGGGCCATTCAGGACCTGGCCAATGCCACTAGACCCAGGACCAGTAACGACCACAGCAGCTGGTGCCTGTGGCAGTTTGCTGTTGGCCATCAGAGCACCGTGTGGCAGGAGGTTCCAGCAGCACTTTGAGCCTACAGACACTCTGCTGATGGTGAGAGCCAGTGCAGAGGCCAGGTATGGAGCCAGGTACGGAGAGGCCTCCATTGAGACTATGGATGTGCCACGGAGGAGCTTCACAGACATGGATATGACTTTGGCCCAGTGTGGCATCTTGAACAGATCAGTGCTGTGCATTTCTCAGAATGACGGCTGTGTGGTGGAGCACGActga
- the cptp gene encoding ceramide-1-phosphate transfer protein, translated as MADSEGSVEQKFSLQEVLDTFKLCLSENKEVYLQHYVAGWRGLVKFLNSLGSVFGFISKDAVNKIQVLVSHLNGENGSQYVTVQSMVKYELDNELVDLTKRGGHPESGCRTLLRLHRALRWLELFLERLRTSTEDSKTSVMCADAYNESLAQHHPWVVRKAAGMAFCMLPGRQAFLEVMNVGPPEQVVAMLGEALPLISEVYQITEELYSQHNLLDLP; from the exons ATGGCTGATTCTGAGGGATCAGTAGAGCAGAAATTCAGTTTACAGGAGGTGCTCGACACTTTCAAGCTGTGTctgtcagaaaataaagaagtCTACCTCCAACACTATGTCGCTGGGTGGCGTGGGCTTGTAAA GTTTCTGAACAGCTTAGGGAGCGTCTTTGGCTTCATTTCTAAAGATGCTGTCAACAAGATCCAGGTCCTGGTCAGCCACTTAAACGGCGAGAACGGGTCTCAGTACGTCACCGTCCAGTCTATGGTAAAATACGAGCTGGACAATGAACTCGTGGACCTGACCAAGAGAGGCGGCCATCCAGAGTCAGGCTGCCGTACTCTGCTCAGGCTCCACCGTGCGCTGAGGTGGCTGGAGCTTTTCCTGGAGCGCCTCCGCACCAGCACAGAGGACAGCAAGACATCTGTCATGTGTGCAGATGCCTACAACGAGTCCCTCGCCCAGCATCACCCTTGGGTGGTCCGTAAGGCTGCGGGCATGGCGTTCTGCATGCTCCCTGGGCGTCAGGCTTTCTTGGAAGTGATGAATGTGGGCCCCCCGGAGCAGGTGGTGGCCATGCTGGGAGAAGCTCTGCCTCTAATCTCTGAGGTGTACCAGATCACAGAGGAACTTTACTCTCAACATAACCTGCTTGATTTACCATAG
- the ints11 gene encoding integrator complex subunit 11: MPEIKVTPLGAGQDVGRSCILVSIGGKNIMLDCGMHMGYNDDRRFPDFSYITQNGRLTDFLDCVIISHFHLDHCGALPFMSEMVGYDGPIYMTHPTKAICPILLEDFRKITVDKKGETNFFTSQMIKDCMKKVIPLNLHQTVQVDDELEIKAYYAGHVLGAAMVQIKVGSESVVYTGDYNMTPDRHLGAAWIDKCRPDILISESTYATTIRDSKRCRERDFLKKVHESIERGGKVLIPVFALGRAQELCILLETFWERMNLKAPIYFSTGLTEKANHYYKLFITWTNQKIRKTFVQRNMFEFKHIKAFDRSYADNPGPMVVFATPGMLHAGQSLQIFKKWAGNEKNMVIMPGYCVQGTIGHKILNGQRKLEMEGRATLDVKLQVEYMSFSAHADAKGIMQLIRMAEPRNMLLVHGEAVKMEFLKGKIEQEFSIDCYMPANGETATVTTNPSVPVDISLNLLKREMALGGPLPDPKKPRTMHGTLIMKENSLKLVSSEQALKELGLNEHQLRFTCRVQLQDPHSDADTLHRIYTHLKSVLKGYTIQHLPDSTVMVESIVIKVSSSAEDTNTKVLLLSWSYQDEDLGSFLSTLLKKGLPSGLC, from the exons ATGCCTGAAATAAAAGTAACGCCACTCG GTGCTGGACAGGATGTCGGCCGCAGCTGTATCCTCGTTTCTATTGGAGGCAAAAACATTATGCTAGACTGTGGGATGCACATGGGATACAACGATGAT AGACGTTTCCCAGACTTTTCTTACATAACCCAGAATGGACGCCTGACAGACTTTTTGGACTGTGTAATCATCAG CCATTTCCACTTGGACCACTGTGGCGCTCTGCCCTTCATGAGTGAGATGGTGGGCTACGATGGACCCATCTACATGACCCATCCTACCAAGGCTATCTGCCCCATTTTACTGGAGGACTTCCGGAAGATCACAGTCGACAAAAAGGGAGAAACCAACTTCTTCACCTCGCAGATGATCAAGGACTGCATGAAAAAAGTGATACCTTTGAACCTCCACCAAACTGTCCAG GTGGATGATGAGTTGGAGATCAAGGCGTACTATGCAGGCCATGTCCTGGGAGCTGCCATGGTGCAAATCAAAGTGGGATCAGAGTCTGTGGTCTATACC GGAGACTATAACATGACGCCTGACAGGCATTTAGG TGCTGCATGGATCGATAAGTGCCGTCCAGATATCCTCATCTCAGAGTCTACATATGCCACCACCATCCGTGACTcaaagagatgcagagagagggacTTTTTGAAGAAAGTGCATGAAAGCatagaaagaggaggaaag GTTCTGATCCCTGTGTTTGCTCTTGGAAGAGCACAAGAGCTCTGCATCCTGCTGGAAACATTTTG GGAGAGGATGAACCTAAAGGCCCCCATCTACTTCTCCACCGGGCTGACAGAGAAAGCTAATCATTATTACAAGCTTTTCATAACATGGACTAACCAAAAGATTCGAAAAACCTTTGTacagagaaacatgtttgaATTTAAGCACATCAAGGCTTTTGATCGCTCCTACGCGGATAATCCTGGACCTATG GTGGTGTTTGCCACACCAGGTATGCTGCATGCTGGTCAGTCTTTGCAAATCTTCAAGAAATGGGCCGGCAACGAGAAGAACATG gtTATCATGCCTGGGTATTGTGTACAAGGAACAATCGGTCATAAGATCTTAAATGGGCAGAGGAAACTGGAGATGGAAGGGAGAGCGACA TTGGATGTGAAGCTACAGGTGGAGTACATGTCCTTCAGTGCCCATGCAGATGCTAAAGGCATTATGCAGCTCATTCGGATGGCAGAGCCTCGCAACATGCTGCTGGTACACGGGGAGGCTGTGAAAATGGAGTTCCTCAAGGGCAAGATTGAACAGGAGTTCA GCATAGACTGTTACATGCCAGCCAATGGAGAGACAGCAACTGTGACAACAAACCCCAGTGTGCCTGTGGATATCTCACTCAACCTGCTGAAGAGGGAGATGGCTCTCGGAG GTCCTTTGCCTGATCCCAAAAAACCTCGCACCATGCATGGAACCCTGATCATGAAAGAAAAC AGCCTGAAGCTGGTGTCGTCGGAGCAGGCCCTGAAGGAGCTGGGCCTCAATGAACACCAGTTACGCTTCACCTGCCGCGTGCAGCTCCAGGACCCGCACAGCGACGCCGACACACTCCACAGGATCTACACACACCTTAAAAG CGTGTTAAAAGGTTACACTATCCAGCACCTCCCTGACAGCACCGTCATGGTGGAGTCTATTGTCATCAAAGTCTCCTCCTCCGCTGAGGACACCAACACCAAGGTCCTGCTGCTCTCCTGGAGTTATCAG